In the Harmonia axyridis chromosome 3, icHarAxyr1.1, whole genome shotgun sequence genome, one interval contains:
- the LOC123675723 gene encoding zinc finger Y-chromosomal protein-like translates to MTIQFYLKMEVDNEAKLDISIKEEEITIDQKDLRELQLPDDYTYHVKTIKLEEKSSDPDYVINDLNSTSSSEDEKVSKSIMYFCQYCTFKTKYGGNLKQHQNSLHLGKVELCQFCGRKYKDRSNLNRHIRIEHLKFKRYIQAVQMHNCIYCDFTTNRKENLQTHLNSLHTLENIFSCKFCSYVGTRIDSYRRHMQAIHTPKKKHYECTRCSFKTLRRDLFDLHFSEDHKEIKIFPCKFCHYRATFACNLRRHIQRKHS, encoded by the exons ATGACGATCCAATTTTACTTGAAAATGGAAGTTGATAACGAAGCGAAATTGGATATTTCAATTAAAGAGGAGGAAATTACGATAGATCAAAAGGATTTGAGAGAATTGCAATT accGGATGATTATACTTATCAtgttaaaactataaaattagaAGAAAAATCATCTGATCCAGATTATGTCATAAATGATCTTAACTCTACTTCATCATCAGAAGACGAGAAAGTTTCGAAATCCATAATGTATTTTTGTCAATATTGTACCTTCAAAACGAAATACGGAGGTAACTTAAAACAGCATCAAAATTCGCTACATCTGGGAAAAGTTGAACTCTGCCAGTTCTGTGGAAGAAAATATAAAGATCGTAGTAATTTAAACCGTCATATTCGAATAGAACATCTAAAATTCAAAAGATACATCCAAGCTGTACAGATGCATAACTGTATCTATTGTGATTTCACTACTAATAG GAAAGAAAACCTTCAGACTCACTTGAATTCATTGCACACCTTAGAGAACATATTTTCTTGCAAATTTTGCAGTTATGTAGGAACCCGTATAGACTCTTATCGTAGACACATGCAAGCCATCCACACTCCAAAGAAAAAACATTATGAATGTACCCGCTGCAGTTTCAAAACTTTGAGGAGAGATTTATTTGATTTGCATTTCAGTGAGGACCACAAAGAGATCAAGATTTTTCCATGCAAGTTTTGCCATTACAGAGCAACTTTTGCCTGTAATTTGAGAAGGCATATTCAAAGAAAACATTCTTGA